The Spirosoma agri genome contains a region encoding:
- a CDS encoding XdhC family protein, protein MKEIKAILDIYDQIDLSQRKLALATVVYVEGSAYRRPGARMLISDDGRWEGAISGGCLEGDALRKARQVILDGQSMVVRYDTMDDDANSLGIGLGCNGIIDVFIEPIDPTDETNPIALLRDFVQLRDQRVIATVYRSDPATRLSAGSRFVCTDNSVDAVPGWLLNDMEAVMDLGKPLTTTYLLEGGLVDMFIERIDTGIELVIFGAGYDTIPLTRLATEIGWQVTITEDCIAHLSPKRFPEATCVLYVDAQAVTQKISITDRTAAVLMSHNYKYDQAVLTNLLATIVPYVGVLGPRKRYEKMQNEWRNTGHHFSQQELDRVHSPIGLDLGAETPDEIALSILSEIKAFFSQRTGGFLKEKIGPIHERQLTPASETLV, encoded by the coding sequence ATGAAAGAGATTAAAGCCATACTTGATATCTATGACCAGATCGACTTGTCCCAGCGAAAGCTGGCACTGGCCACCGTTGTCTACGTAGAAGGATCAGCGTATCGTCGACCCGGAGCCAGGATGCTTATCAGCGACGATGGCCGTTGGGAAGGAGCTATTAGTGGGGGTTGTCTGGAAGGTGATGCTCTCCGCAAAGCGCGGCAAGTTATCCTGGATGGTCAATCCATGGTAGTTCGCTACGACACAATGGATGATGATGCGAACAGCTTAGGGATCGGGCTGGGTTGCAATGGCATCATCGATGTGTTTATCGAGCCCATTGATCCCACGGATGAGACCAACCCCATTGCCCTGTTACGAGACTTCGTCCAGCTGCGGGATCAGCGTGTTATCGCTACGGTTTACCGAAGTGACCCCGCGACAAGGCTATCGGCAGGATCCCGGTTTGTCTGTACGGATAATTCGGTTGACGCCGTTCCGGGCTGGCTTCTGAACGATATGGAAGCCGTTATGGACCTGGGCAAACCCTTGACGACGACCTACCTGCTGGAGGGTGGCTTGGTGGATATGTTCATCGAGCGGATTGATACCGGCATCGAACTAGTCATTTTTGGAGCTGGCTACGATACAATTCCGCTCACGCGTCTTGCCACCGAAATCGGATGGCAGGTGACCATTACCGAAGACTGCATCGCGCACCTGTCGCCTAAACGATTTCCCGAGGCCACCTGTGTGCTGTATGTAGACGCGCAGGCGGTGACCCAGAAAATTTCGATTACGGACCGGACTGCCGCCGTTTTAATGTCCCATAATTACAAGTATGACCAGGCTGTTTTGACAAACCTGCTAGCTACTATCGTACCCTACGTAGGCGTTTTAGGCCCCCGCAAACGATATGAAAAAATGCAAAATGAGTGGCGTAATACGGGCCACCATTTTTCACAACAGGAACTAGATCGGGTTCATTCTCCGATAGGCTTAGACCTGGGGGCCGAAACCCCGGATGAAATCGCGCTGTCTATTCTATCTGAAATTAAAGCTTTTTTCAGCCAGCGGACAGGCGGTTTCCTGAAAGAGAAAATAGGGCCTATCCATGAACGGCAATTAACTCCAGCGTCGGAGACTTTAGTTTAA
- a CDS encoding PQQ-dependent sugar dehydrogenase, with protein sequence MKNHGLILIASICFGLTSCSPDVADNANPPTGSTGSAAVETNPANSTYRPAFSGQTRIAGVSTTTPFTSSVVTESLRSPWGITNLPDGRLLITEKAGSMRLATPAGQLSGPITGIPAVNPAGQGGLLGVRVDPAFSTNRMIYWVFSEARPDGNVTAVAKGTLSPDETRIEGATVIYRALPAYSGIAHYGGRLVIDPAGNLLVSTGERSDLVTRPQAQSINSGLGKIIRINKDGTASSGNPLATTAGALPEVYSLGLRNPQGLAFHPVTGELWESEHGPRGGDEINRIQPGANYGWPIITYGIEYSGTRVGEGIQQREGLEQPVYYWDPVISPSGMTFYTSNRIPEWQNNLFIGSLSGMHLVRLVIANNRVVGEERLLAGEGQRFRDVTQGIDGALYAITDGGRLYRIDRR encoded by the coding sequence ATGAAAAATCACGGCCTAATATTGATTGCCAGTATCTGCTTTGGGCTTACGTCTTGCTCGCCCGACGTGGCCGATAACGCAAATCCTCCAACGGGCTCCACCGGCTCAGCAGCGGTTGAAACCAACCCGGCGAACTCAACCTATCGCCCAGCCTTTTCGGGCCAAACCAGAATCGCAGGAGTCAGTACCACGACTCCTTTCACGAGTAGCGTAGTAACCGAATCACTGCGAAGTCCCTGGGGAATTACCAACCTGCCCGATGGGCGACTGCTTATCACCGAGAAGGCCGGTAGCATGCGCTTGGCTACCCCGGCTGGTCAGCTTAGTGGACCCATCACGGGAATTCCAGCGGTTAATCCCGCGGGTCAGGGGGGACTATTGGGCGTCCGGGTTGACCCCGCTTTTAGTACCAACCGAATGATCTACTGGGTATTTTCCGAAGCGCGGCCTGATGGGAACGTAACGGCAGTGGCCAAGGGCACCTTATCACCCGATGAAACAAGAATTGAGGGAGCAACGGTCATTTACCGCGCCTTACCCGCATACTCTGGAATAGCGCATTATGGGGGTCGGCTGGTGATTGATCCAGCAGGGAACTTGCTGGTGAGTACGGGAGAGCGTTCAGACCTGGTTACCCGGCCGCAAGCGCAGTCGATTAACTCAGGTCTGGGCAAAATCATTCGCATCAATAAAGACGGCACGGCTTCCAGCGGTAATCCCTTGGCGACTACGGCCGGGGCCTTACCCGAAGTTTATTCACTTGGCCTTCGTAACCCACAAGGACTGGCTTTTCACCCGGTAACGGGCGAGCTATGGGAAAGTGAGCACGGTCCAAGAGGAGGTGATGAGATCAACCGAATTCAACCTGGCGCAAATTATGGCTGGCCGATCATCACGTATGGGATTGAATACAGTGGAACCCGGGTGGGTGAGGGTATTCAGCAACGGGAAGGGCTGGAACAACCGGTTTATTACTGGGACCCAGTCATCTCCCCTAGCGGAATGACGTTTTATACCAGCAATCGAATTCCGGAGTGGCAAAACAATCTGTTCATTGGGTCACTGAGCGGGATGCACCTGGTCCGCCTGGTGATCGCAAACAACCGGGTGGTTGGTGAAGAACGATTGCTGGCGGGTGAGGGGCAGCGTTTTAGGGACGTCACCCAGGGGATAGATGGGGCTTTGTATGCTATTACAGACGGAGGAAGATTGTACCGGATCGATCGGCGATAA
- a CDS encoding cyclophilin-like fold protein, with protein sequence MKTINGSRLTLLLFFLIGIMACKMDDNGAPSAAVPENSGNTEPDTASTKPLGNKLRIRVGATTFTATLLDNPTVTAFKTRLPMTVSMSELNGNEKLYNFPAGLPTNSANPRTINAGDLMLYGSTTLVLFYKSFPTSYSYTKLGQVDNPAGLEAALGSGSVTVSYDLQ encoded by the coding sequence ATGAAAACAATAAACGGGTCGCGACTTACCTTACTTCTATTTTTTCTTATCGGAATCATGGCGTGCAAAATGGATGACAATGGGGCTCCTTCGGCTGCTGTGCCTGAAAACAGCGGCAACACGGAACCGGATACGGCTAGTACTAAGCCGCTCGGCAATAAGCTTAGAATCCGAGTCGGGGCCACTACGTTCACCGCAACCCTGCTGGACAATCCGACTGTCACGGCCTTTAAAACCAGGCTACCCATGACTGTCTCGATGAGTGAGTTAAACGGGAACGAAAAACTTTACAATTTCCCCGCAGGCTTGCCTACCAATTCAGCCAATCCCCGAACGATTAATGCCGGTGATCTGATGTTGTATGGGTCCACTACATTGGTACTCTTTTATAAGTCATTCCCGACAAGCTATAGTTACACCAAACTGGGACAGGTCGATAACCCAGCCGGACTTGAAGCTGCCTTGGGATCGGGTAGTGTAACGGTAAGTTACGACCTACAATAG
- a CDS encoding (2Fe-2S)-binding protein, whose product MDEIKNIEDESTNSASSRRIFLKQSSALAALVMTPPAAMAAVNNGLNEKVATAFEQMPLHVNINGTIRQLSIEPRVTLLDLLREQLHLTGTKKGCDHGQCGACTVHVDGARVNACLTLAMTTEGCQVTTIEGLTDGDRNRSGEPAASPATARLHPMQEAFIKHDGFQCGYCTPGQIMSAVACIREGHANSPDEIREYMSGNICRCGAYANIVDAIMDVKKGGAKV is encoded by the coding sequence ATGGATGAGATTAAAAACATAGAAGACGAGTCAACTAACTCAGCATCATCCAGGCGGATTTTCCTGAAGCAATCGTCTGCGCTGGCCGCGCTAGTTATGACTCCGCCAGCCGCCATGGCTGCGGTCAACAATGGACTAAATGAAAAAGTAGCCACTGCGTTTGAGCAGATGCCACTTCATGTCAATATCAACGGGACGATTCGGCAGCTATCCATTGAGCCACGCGTCACGCTGCTCGATCTGTTGCGCGAGCAACTCCACCTGACTGGCACCAAGAAAGGGTGTGACCACGGCCAATGCGGAGCCTGCACGGTTCATGTTGATGGTGCGCGGGTCAACGCCTGCCTGACCCTGGCCATGACCACTGAAGGTTGCCAGGTAACGACAATTGAAGGCCTGACGGACGGAGATCGGAATCGCTCCGGCGAACCGGCCGCATCACCCGCGACAGCCCGATTACACCCCATGCAGGAAGCCTTTATCAAGCATGATGGTTTCCAGTGCGGGTACTGCACCCCCGGTCAGATCATGTCGGCGGTGGCCTGCATCCGCGAAGGGCACGCCAACAGTCCCGACGAGATCCGCGAATACATGAGTGGCAACATCTGCCGCTGCGGGGCCTATGCCAACATTGTCGATGCGATCATGGACGTAAAAAAAGGAGGAGCCAAGGTATGA
- a CDS encoding FAD binding domain-containing protein: MNPFQFTRVTTPKAAITAITKESGTYFLAGGTNLIDLIKREVIKPERLVDINKLPLATIEKTATGLRIGAMAKNSAVADNELVRKHFPLLSMALNAGASAQLRNMATVGGNMMQRTRCAYFYDTSMPCNKRSSVQAGPDKGQANGPAGCGAIGGHNRMHAIFGTSNKCIAVHPSDMCIALVALDATVNVSGPKGDRKIPFSEFHRLPGELPQKDNTLQPGELIMSVDLPTNQFAEHSHYLKVRDRASYAFALISVGVGLDMKGKTILNARLAMGGVAHKPWRLTAAEEFLKGKAATEANFKQAATLAMQGAKGYGENDFKLTLAPNSIVDALKTATKTA; this comes from the coding sequence ATGAATCCGTTTCAGTTTACGCGGGTTACGACCCCTAAAGCCGCCATTACTGCAATCACGAAAGAAAGTGGCACCTACTTTCTGGCGGGCGGCACCAATCTCATCGACTTGATAAAGCGCGAGGTTATCAAGCCCGAACGCTTGGTCGACATTAATAAGCTGCCGCTGGCCACGATTGAAAAAACAGCCACCGGTCTGCGGATTGGGGCCATGGCCAAAAATTCGGCCGTGGCTGACAACGAACTAGTGAGGAAGCATTTTCCGCTGCTGTCGATGGCCCTGAATGCAGGTGCTTCGGCCCAGCTTCGAAATATGGCCACGGTTGGCGGCAATATGATGCAGCGCACCCGCTGCGCGTATTTCTACGATACGTCGATGCCCTGCAACAAGCGTAGCTCCGTACAGGCAGGTCCCGACAAAGGACAGGCCAATGGGCCAGCGGGTTGCGGAGCCATTGGCGGTCACAATCGAATGCACGCCATTTTTGGCACCAGTAATAAGTGCATTGCCGTTCACCCCAGCGATATGTGTATTGCGCTCGTGGCACTGGATGCAACGGTGAATGTGTCGGGTCCCAAGGGCGACCGTAAAATTCCGTTCAGCGAGTTCCACCGGCTACCTGGCGAGCTACCGCAGAAAGATAATACCCTGCAGCCTGGTGAACTGATTATGTCGGTTGATCTACCGACGAACCAGTTTGCGGAGCATTCGCACTACCTGAAAGTGAGGGATAGAGCTTCGTATGCCTTCGCGCTGATATCGGTGGGTGTCGGACTTGACATGAAAGGCAAGACGATTCTAAACGCTCGGCTAGCGATGGGTGGGGTTGCCCACAAACCCTGGCGACTGACGGCGGCTGAGGAATTCCTTAAAGGAAAAGCCGCTACCGAAGCCAACTTTAAACAGGCCGCCACGCTGGCCATGCAAGGGGCGAAAGGCTACGGCGAGAATGATTTCAAACTCACGC